A genome region from Planktothrix tepida PCC 9214 includes the following:
- a CDS encoding Uma2 family endonuclease — MVAVNQIKKKITLEDFLGFPETKPSSEYINGQIEQKPMPQGEHSLIQTYLSAKINEVGKANKAALAFTELR, encoded by the coding sequence ATGGTTGCCGTTAATCAAATTAAAAAAAAAATCACCTTAGAGGATTTTTTAGGATTTCCTGAAACAAAACCTTCTAGTGAATATATTAATGGACAAATAGAACAAAAACCCATGCCCCAGGGAGAACATAGTCTGATTCAAACTTATTTATCTGCAAAGATTAATGAAGTCGGAAAAGCAAATAAAGCAGCCTTAGCTTTTACAGAATTAAGGT
- a CDS encoding SDR family NAD(P)-dependent oxidoreductase, with the protein MSKVVLITGVLGGIGRATAELFQKNGWYVVGVDLGEVIPDLTGVDLLIRADVSDTLAWENIAHQLSEKVKNIAAIVNNAAIQVCKSLVETTPEEWDRVMAVNVRSVYLGVRQLYPLMKSQGGAIVNVSSVHAIATSANIAAYAASKGAMLALTRALAIELAPDQIRVNAVLPGAVDTPMLHSGLSRGHLQGDNMVDLVEQLGSKHVIGRVGQPQEIAEAIYFLADGGRSSFMTGQGLVVDGGATCRLSTE; encoded by the coding sequence ATGAGTAAAGTTGTCTTAATAACTGGGGTTTTAGGCGGTATTGGTAGGGCTACTGCTGAGTTGTTTCAAAAAAATGGCTGGTATGTGGTAGGCGTTGATCTCGGTGAAGTTATCCCTGATTTAACTGGAGTTGACTTGTTGATTCGGGCTGATGTTTCTGATACTTTGGCTTGGGAAAATATCGCCCACCAACTGTCAGAAAAGGTTAAAAATATAGCGGCTATTGTGAATAATGCGGCTATCCAAGTTTGTAAATCTTTGGTAGAAACAACACCGGAGGAATGGGATCGGGTGATGGCGGTCAATGTCCGCTCAGTTTATTTAGGTGTCCGTCAGCTTTATCCTTTGATGAAATCTCAGGGAGGAGCAATTGTGAATGTGAGTTCGGTTCATGCGATCGCCACTTCTGCTAATATTGCGGCTTATGCTGCCAGTAAAGGGGCGATGTTAGCCTTAACGCGAGCCTTAGCAATTGAGTTAGCACCCGATCAGATTCGAGTCAATGCGGTGCTTCCGGGGGCTGTAGATACGCCGATGTTACATTCGGGTTTAAGTCGAGGGCATTTGCAGGGAGACAATATGGTAGATTTAGTAGAACAGTTGGGATCTAAGCACGTTATTGGTCGTGTGGGTCAACCTCAAGAAATTGCTGAGGCGATCTATTTTTTGGCTGATGGGGGTCGATCTTCGTTTATGACAGGTCAAGGGTTAGTTGTGGATGGGGGGGCAACTTGTCGGTTAAGTACAGAGTAA
- a CDS encoding phosphoglycerate dehydrogenase, which translates to MTWNVLITCPHLQKTIDLYRSFFAERNIEIVVPSIVQQMSEAELLEIIDQFDGVIAGDDPFTAKVLAQGKRLKIVAKWGIGVDSIDRDAAKELGILVKNTPDVFSDEVADVALGYIILLARHLHKLDQSVRSGGWLQIPGMTLRGKTLGVIGVGSIGRGIVKRGVAVGMSILGYDVMPIPDTVQTELGVKSVSFEDLLQQSDFIALSCNLTRENHHLLSHHQFDLMKPGVRLVNVARGPLIDETALTEALQSGKVAGAALDVFEMEPLAMESPLRQFEQCIFGTHNGSHTREAVLRVNEMAINNLLQGLGLEN; encoded by the coding sequence ATGACCTGGAACGTTTTAATTACCTGCCCCCATTTACAAAAAACCATTGACCTCTATCGTTCCTTTTTTGCAGAACGAAATATTGAGATTGTAGTTCCTTCTATCGTGCAGCAAATGAGTGAGGCGGAACTATTAGAAATTATTGATCAATTTGATGGGGTAATTGCTGGGGATGATCCTTTTACTGCTAAGGTTTTGGCACAGGGAAAACGCCTCAAAATTGTCGCCAAATGGGGCATTGGTGTTGATTCCATTGACCGGGACGCAGCAAAAGAATTAGGGATTTTGGTCAAAAATACCCCGGATGTTTTTTCCGACGAAGTGGCGGATGTGGCATTGGGTTATATTATCCTATTAGCTAGACACTTACATAAATTAGACCAATCTGTGCGTTCAGGAGGATGGCTGCAAATTCCTGGGATGACTCTACGGGGTAAAACCCTGGGTGTCATTGGTGTGGGGAGTATTGGACGAGGAATTGTGAAACGGGGTGTAGCGGTGGGGATGTCCATCCTGGGTTATGATGTGATGCCGATTCCTGATACTGTTCAAACCGAATTAGGTGTTAAATCGGTTAGTTTTGAGGACTTGTTGCAACAATCAGATTTTATAGCCCTTTCTTGTAATTTGACCCGCGAAAACCATCATTTATTGAGTCATCACCAGTTTGATTTGATGAAACCTGGGGTGCGTTTGGTAAATGTAGCGAGAGGCCCATTAATTGATGAAACCGCGTTAACAGAAGCTTTACAGTCTGGGAAAGTGGCGGGGGCGGCTTTAGATGTGTTTGAAATGGAGCCCTTAGCGATGGAGAGTCCCTTACGTCAGTTTGAGCAATGTATTTTTGGAACCCATAATGGTTCTCATACGAGGGAAGCTGTATTGCGGGTGAATGAAATGGCGATTAATAATCTGTTACAGGGGTTGGGATTAGAAAATTAA
- a CDS encoding acylneuraminate cytidylyltransferase family protein, which yields MSSPKIVAFVPMRHSSERVPGKNYRDFAGQPLYHCVVRNLLACPLISEVVIDTDSPNIQEDAALHFPEVKLLERPEHLRAGTTPMNDVLLNSVRQVEADFYLQTHSTNPLLAAETITDAVEKFLNNYPMYDSLFGVTRLQTRLWDSLARAVNHNPAILLRTQDLPPIYEENSCLYIFTREILESKHNRIGDRPFMFEIERLQAVDIDEELDFKVAELLYKELNQN from the coding sequence ATGAGTTCCCCCAAAATCGTCGCCTTTGTGCCGATGCGACATAGCAGTGAACGAGTTCCGGGTAAAAACTATCGAGATTTTGCGGGTCAACCGTTATATCATTGTGTGGTTAGGAATCTGTTAGCTTGCCCTCTCATTTCTGAAGTGGTAATTGATACCGATAGCCCTAATATTCAGGAGGATGCAGCCCTACATTTTCCCGAAGTTAAACTATTAGAACGTCCAGAACATCTGAGAGCCGGAACAACACCAATGAATGATGTTCTGCTCAATAGTGTTCGGCAGGTAGAAGCTGATTTTTATCTGCAAACCCACAGCACAAACCCTTTATTGGCGGCAGAAACCATTACAGATGCTGTTGAAAAGTTCTTAAATAATTATCCCATGTATGATTCCCTCTTTGGGGTGACTCGACTGCAAACTCGATTGTGGGATAGTTTAGCCAGGGCAGTTAATCATAATCCAGCGATTTTACTGAGAACCCAAGATTTACCGCCTATTTATGAAGAAAATTCTTGTTTATATATTTTCACTCGTGAGATTTTAGAATCCAAACATAATCGAATTGGAGATCGACCGTTTATGTTTGAAATTGAACGGTTACAAGCAGTGGATATTGATGAAGAATTAGACTTTAAAGTTGCGGAATTATTGTATAAAGAATTAAATCAAAACTAA